From the Hyla sarda isolate aHylSar1 unplaced genomic scaffold, aHylSar1.hap1 scaffold_2941, whole genome shotgun sequence genome, the window TCTTCAGTGAATCCTGAATTGAGTCTTGTGGCGTGCCAGCCTCGATAGAGAATAGTAGCGGTCACATCAGGTTGTATAAAGCCTATagctacatttttacatttttattgtttccATCTATAAAAAGACTGATCCCTTATGGCCAATTGGTTTGAGGAAAATCAATAGTGAAGGTAATCTATTCTTCCAAGGGCCCTCTGTCCTTAAAATACCGATGATAAAGAGAACTTTAGACTAAGGAGATCACAACTAGGAAGCCACTTGTTACTTTTAGACATAGCAGTAATATAAGATGCATTAATAAGGATTAGGTCCTCTAATTCTCAAAGCATTTGGCTTGTAAGaatgatcctctgtgccagacttTGGGTTAACTTATGGCagcgtttacactagactgtgggtTGAAAGGGGGGCAGCATTTGTACTAGATATGCGGCACCATTTATACTACACTATGGATTTTTGTGTTCTCACTAGACTGTGGTCTGAACGAGAGCACTATTGGcactagactgtggactgactggcAGCTACTTCTACTCCAGATGGTGGACTGACTGTGCAGCTACTTCTACTctagactgtggactgactgtGCAGCTACTTCTACTCTAGACTGTGGACTGATTGTGCAGCTACCTctactccaaactgtggactgactgtgcAGCTACTTCTactctaaactgtggactgactgtgcAGCTACTTCTACTGTAGACTGTGGACTGATTGTGCAGCTACCTCTACTCCAGACTGTGAACTGACTGGCAGCTACTTCTACTCCAGACTGTGGACTGACTGTGCAGCTACTTCTACTctagactgtggactgactgtGCAGCTACTTCTACTctagactgtggactgactgcGCAGCTACTTCTACTctagactgtggactgactgcGCAGCTACTTCTACTCGACTGTGGACTGACTGTGCAGCTACTTCTACTctagactgtggactgactgtGCAGCTACTTCTACTctagactgtggactgactgtGCAGCTACCTctactccaaactgtggactgactgtgcAGCTACTTCTACTctagactgtggactgactgtgcagctacttctactccaaactgtggactgactgtgcAGCTACTTCTACTctagactgtggactgactgtGCAGCTACTTCTACTCCAGACTGTGGACTGACTGTGCAGCTACCTctactccaaactgtggactgactgtgcAGCTACTTCTACTctagactgtggactgactgtGCAGCTACTTCTACTCCAGACTGTGGACTGACTGCGCAGCTACTTCTACTCCAGACTGTGGACTGACTGTGCAGCTACCTCTGCTCCAGACTGTGGACTGACTGTGCAGCTACTTCTACTCCAGACTGTGGACTGACTGTGCAGCTACTTCTTCTCTAGACTGTGGACTGGCTGCACAGCTACTTCTACTCCAGACTGTGGACTGACTGTGCagctacttctactctggactgtGGACTGACTGTGCAGCTACTTCTACTCCAGACTGTGGACTGATTGTGCAGCTACTTCTACTctagactgtggactgactgtGCAGCTACTTCTGCTctagactgtggactgactgtGCAGCTACTTCTACTCTGGATTGACTGTGCAGCTGCCATAATGTTTTAATTCTAATAAATGTCTTTACAACAAGGCTTCAGAAATCACCCGGTCACTTTTGGCTTTTAAGTGTAgaaaaggcagatatatactgcatataaatatttttatttgcctCCATTTAATCGCAATCTGGTAACAATCTTGCAGCCACGGATAAAAATATGCCGTAAAATGTGAACATTGGCAACAATGAAGCTACCCTTCAAAAAGCAGTTTATGAAACGTTCCTCTTTTCATACGACTAGACATTTGttcttttaataaataaattgtaGTATTTTCACAGTGGCCATGGTGATGATCCAGCTGACTGTAGGTAAATCTCAGTTGACTGTTCTATAATAAATAGGTTAGTTATTATCACTGTTATCGTCATAGAAAAAAAACTTCACGTATCCATAATTATATAACCAGCTTAACACTATTTTATACAATAAGCATGTTTTCTTGCTCTGTAGCTTTGGGGAATACAATATACATTGCATTTTGTTGTGTTTTGTCACTTTTGCACATTAGAAAAATAAGCATTTTATCTACACGCAGTCTATGACAGCAAATAGGACATAAATATTAATAGAATACATATAACATagatatagaaaaaatatatatggtaaTACTGTATGTGTGCGATGGATTAGGGGCAGCATTGgtccctagagatgagcgaacttacagtaaattcgattcgtcacaaacttctcagctcggcggttgctgacttttcctgcatatattagttcagctttccggtgctccggtgggctggaaaaggtggatacagtcctaggaaagagtctcctaggactgtatccaccttttccagcccaccggagcacctgaaagctgaactaatttatgcaggaaaagtaagcaactgccgaaccgagaagtttgtgacgaatcgaatttactgtaagttcgctcatctctgttgGTCCCATTTCACGTGTCCATGGTTTCATCGCTTTCTAACCTGTTTTCTTTTGTACGTGGATAAAGGGGATGTTTAAATTACATTtcaataaatgtgaaaaagacTAGAGTGTGAGGCTTTTCAGGGATGCCATTGCCTACTGTGTCTAAAGTGCAGCCTATTGCTGTTCCATTTAAGATTAAGATTTGGCTCTTTAAAAACGGCTGTGTCTGGTTCCAGGACCTATGATATATTGAGGAGAATGAGTAGACCTCTATGAGACTAACTTTCGGAGTACATAGAAGAGATGGGGGCCCCTGTAAAAAATCAACATGAGGGCCCCTTTTTTGTGCCGCTCCCAAAACATAATGCTCATTTGCCACCCATTATCTTTTGATGGTATATGGGTTGATATTGACACAGTAGGGCCCTTGGAAAGGGTAGATCTCCCCATAGCAATTAGTAGCAAATAGTCTTTATGACACATATATCCATTTAAaaaacattatacatttttttttttgtgggatgctCCCTTCTAACCTAGAAAAAAAACCTTCAAAATAATATTTTGTCTAATAACATAGACTTTGTATGTGGCAGCTTTTCTGTTGGGGGTCCACCCGAGCACCAGGTATGGTTAGATTATACTGTTCGGTGTTTCCTTTCTTCTGCACTTATTGATTAAgaattgcacagatttcttgagaCCTTCCCGGCATGGTTTGTGTAGGACAAGTGTGAATATAAGTCCTATGCAGCTTCCACTGAATACCACCAGTTCTGCAATGTTCAGGACTAGCTCCTCTCTTGGAGAGATGTAGAACCCCGAAATCTTTAAACCTGTCCTCCTCATGAGCATGATGTTGTAGAATAGTCTACATATAAACATAACTGCAACATGACCTAAAAATACCATGTGAAACTGGAGCTTCTCAGATATTTCCATTTTTTGGCCTTGAATAACGATCGGAATGGCGAATATCAGAAGAACCAGGGAAGGGACACCGAATCCAGCTAAGAATTTGAAGAAGTCATATGCCGGTTTAGCATTTAATGGGTCTAGTTGGCAGTGGGTTATATTCTGAAGATTATCATAGGTTCCCAGTAGTGACACGTTTACTACAGACATAAGTACTGACAATGCTAAAGTGAGGAAGATGTATCTCAGATGACTTTGAGATATTGTGGAATTGTTCATGATCAGTAAGATTAGGAAGATTAGAATCAGCAGGTACTGTGAGAAGAAATAACTCACATTGAAAAAACCTGCTAAGACTCCACAGCTCAAATTAGAAATTTCTAGATAGTCCGGTCTCGTCTTTGAGGTAAAGGAGTACAAGACGATTGTAACGTCAGTAACCAGCAATGTTAGAAGGTAGATGTCCAGATTATCCAGGATTTGATGCTTCACTTTGTTCCTGATCAGTACGGTAATACAGAAAACACCAGCCAGTAAACCAAGAGGAACTAGTATAAAGAGGTAGCTGTGCATGACCCTTGAGATGACATTCTGAGAAGTAATGATGTCTTCGATGTCCATgttagggctcccaagggtttgaCTCGGGTAGAAAAGTTCTGTCACATTTTGAAAGCCCATGGTTGTCCAACTTCACTTTGTGTCTTGTAACTATATTTCTGTTGGAAGAAGATACAAACTCAAATTAACCTTActataataaagataataaaaataaatcagcccacacaaaaaatattttgaatgtcATAAGGGAATTACAAGCACCAAGAATTGGGATGCTTGTTGGGAGACAGATCAACTTTGTAAAATCAATAATAATTTCTTATTTCTTAGGcagctttcacactacaaaattcatctgttaaaagatccgttataaacgtccgttaggctgggtccacactacgttttgtcccatacgggagcgcatacggcaggggggagctaaaagctcgcgctcccgtatgtgaccgtatgcgctcccgtatgtcattcatttcaatgagccgaccggagtgaaacgttcggtccggtcggctcatttttgcgccgtatgcgcttttacaaccggacctaaaaccgtggttgaccacagttttaggtccggttgtaaaagcgcatacggcgcaaaaatgagccgaccggaccgaacgtttccctccggtcggctcattgaagtgaatggcatacgggagcgcatacggtcacatacgggagcgcgagcttttagctcccccctgccgtatgcgctcccgtatgggacaaaacgtagtgtggacccagccttagaaaaGCTTTACAAAAGGATGTTAAAcgtctgttacaaaatcccattaaagtctatgtgattttttgattatccgttatgacccgttatagtccgtcatgactaACGGatgttagttgtgacggaagaattaACGGAACATgccctaatttttcttccgtcacaagaaacggataaAACGGACGTAATTTTTAACATTGAACTCTATGGCAAACTGATGAGCCTTTATgccatccgtttgcacctggtttataatatccgttattactcctgagcatgctcagaagaggtgacatcagcagactcctgccaTTGCTGAGGCACTattactacacccatcatggcacagacttgtttccatgatagtgagtagtaattccctggctgtggaagtctgcagacagctggggaggctacattagtgttagtactactactcccatcatggaacagtctgttccatgataggggttgtagtacaggggctgagggattgatcacactggttttcacttctgagacccgatgcaatacgaagttattaagcaggggagcgggtggcatggtccgcaaccctgcgatgtatcagtgtgttttaactttcatttttaaatcccccgcggggagacCTGAGTGGATGgagctgaggagccattcagggctctccgcggggtttttaaaatgaacattgtgagtggcagcgggggccatatgtatgtTAAAAGCAttggggggggcaagatatatagcactgcagtagggggggggggggggggcggccgtcacgccccctcccatagacttgcattgagggagcgaggcatgacgtcacacgggggtggagtcgtgacatcatgatactccgtccctgtggtcgggaggcataagacccagcgcttcctgcagtgctcacaggtgggtgctgcatgctagattacgggggtccccagcggccacgatcagacatcttatcccctatcctttggataggggataaggtgtcttgtggccggagtacccctttaataaagatatgacccccgccagcgcattataTATCCCCACCAGCGcactatgtatgtgtatgtatgtatgtatgtatatatatatatatatatatatatatatatatatatatatatactagggatgtaagaaaaaatcgattctcgcgataatcgcgatttttcatttgccgatacagaatcgattcaaaatatttttgaatcgattcttttagggatgtggaatttttaataaaacgcactttatcttacctgccaacgagcccgcggagctccggtacactccggtacaggtgttgggtccccgggctgtattcttcttacgcagcgatgtcccgcctccactggtgataggctgaagctccatgtgacgtgccggactaacaggaagtaagaagaatacagcccggggaccgaacacctgtaccggagctccgcgggctcgttggcaggtaagataaagtgcgttttattttattttgcagcccggacgggataacatgagaaaagtgagcaccggagtactagatcgccgctgtcaaagctgacagcggcgtctattgggatctatgaatgctcccaggtgggcgatatatcgcgatgtatcgtcacctagacggtatcgcgatatatcgcgatatatcgaatcgccacactggtatcgcgattcgaatcgaatcgccaaattcttggcgattcacacccctaatatatacacacatatatatacacacacacacacacacacacacacacatatatatatatatatacacacacacacacacacatatatatatatatatatatatatatatatatatatatatatatatatatacacacacacacacacacacacacacacacacacatatatatatatatatatatatatatatatatatatatatatatatccccgccagcgcatttatatatatagcCCCTGGAAGCGCATTTATATATAACCCctgcagcgcatatatatatatatatatatatatatatatatatatatatatattgtaaatttgagtagccgtattagtccagtgatgcagatgcaaatcataaaatgttgaagtatcttgtaataccttttttattggactaacagaattttgtagagacaagctttcgggattcctccctttatcaaatctaagctcacaagtagaagacacaggttacatctcacaaatatgcaggggttaagacaatagatgtggagaactcacactaagatgggccataaattgtcctactatgggaacatagactaaatagataagga encodes:
- the LOC130327199 gene encoding uncharacterized protein LOC130327199, which gives rise to MGFQNVTELFYPSQTLGSPNMDIEDIITSQNVISRVMHSYLFILVPLGLLAGVFCITVLIRNKVKHQILDNLDIYLLTLLVTDVTIVLYSFTSKTRPDYLEISNLSCGVLAGFFNVSYFFSQYLLILIFLILLIMNNSTISQSHLRYIFLTLALSVLMSVVNVSLLGTYDNLQNITHCQLDPLNAKPAYDFFKFLAGFGVPSLVLLIFAIPIVIQGQKMEISEKLQFHMVFLGHVAVMFICRLFYNIMLMRRTGLKISGFYISPREELVLNIAELVVFSGSCIGLIFTLVLHKPCREGLKKSVQFLINKCRRKETPNSII